In a single window of the Raphanus sativus cultivar WK10039 chromosome 9, ASM80110v3, whole genome shotgun sequence genome:
- the LOC108825380 gene encoding endo-1,4-beta-xylanase 1 produces the protein MKRFTVCCFSNPIHKSRNHNQDKKLRNSMENSRNDNGEHAKQNNKNNDVAPITGSDRANVILNHDFSLGMHSWHPNCCEASVVTADSGISLGILDPSTYVVVKNRKETWQGLEQDITSRVKPCCLYKVSATVAVSGPVQGLEEVMATLKLENQQSPTNYHFIAKTCVFKEKWVRLEGMFSLPSLPERVVFYLEGPSPGIDLLIQSVTIHLESEPELERREGVTVEDENLVVNPNFEDGLNNWSGRSCKIVCHDSMADGKIVPLSGKAFAAATERTQNWNGIQQEITGKVERKRVYEATAVVRIYGNNVTSATVQATLWVQNPNQRDQYIVIANVQATDKEWIQCKGKFLLNGSASRVVIYIEGPPPGTDILLNSLTLKHAEKIPPSPRPPLENPAFGVNILTNSQLTDGTTSGWFPLGNCTLSVAEGSPRILPPMARDSLGPHEPLSGRYMLVTNRTQTWMGPAQMITDKLKLFLTYQISVWVKLGSGINGPQNVNVALGIDSQWVNGGQVEINDDKWHEIGGSFRVEKQPSKALVYIQGPSSGVDLMVAGLQIFPVDRLARIKHLRRQCDKIRRSDVMLKFSGADASKLSGATVKVRQTRNSFPVGTCISRSSIDNEDFVDFFLKNFNWAVFGNELKWYWTEPEQGKLNYQDADDMLNLCSSNNIETRGHCIFWEVQATVQQWIQRMNQNDLNTAVQNRLTGLLNRYKGKFKHYDVNNEMLHGSFYQDKLGKDVRVNMFKTAHQLDPSATLFVNDYHIEDGCDPKSCPEKYIEHILDLQEKGAPVGGIGIQGHIDSPIGPIVCSALDRLGILGLPIWFTELDVSSINEHIRGDDLEVMMWEAFGHPAVEGIMLWGFWELFMSRDNSHLVNAEGDVNEAGKRLLAVKKDWLSHANGHIDQNSAFAFRGYHGNYAVEVITSSSQKVLKTFVVEKGDSAQVITVDLQGL, from the exons ATGAAGAGATTCACCGTTTGCTGCTTCTCAAATCCAATCCACAAGAGCAGAAATCACAATCAAGACAAG AAACTAAGAAACAGCATGGAGAATTCAAGAAACGACAACGGAGAG CATGCAAAACAGAACAACAAAAACAACGACGTGGCACCAATCACCGGTTCTGATCGTGCCAATGTTATTCTGAATCATGACTTCTCTTTGGGGATGCATTCATGGCATCCTAATTGCTGCGAGGCCTCTGTTGTCACCGCAGATTCTGGTATCTCTCTCGGTATATTAGACCCATCAACGTACGTAGTTGTCAAGAACCGGAAAGAAACTTGGCAAGGCTTAGAGCAAGACATAACAAGCAGAGTGAAACCTTGTTGTCTCTATAAAGTTTCCGCAACTGTTGCTGTCTCTGGTCCTGTTCAAGGGTTGGAAGAGGTTATGGCCACTCTGAAGCTTGAAAACCAACAATCACCAACAAACTATCACTTCATCGCAAA AACTTGTGTATTCAAGGAGAAGTGGGTGAGACTAGAAGGCATGTTTTCGTTACCGAGCTTACCAGAAAGAGTTGTTTTCTATTTGGAAGGTCCTTCACCAGGGATTGATCTCCTCATACAGTCTGTTACCATTCACCTTGAAAGCGAGCCTGAG ctggAACGACGAGAGGGCGTTACCGTGGAAGATGAGAATCTTGTAGTGAACCCAAACTTTGAAGATGGACTAAATAACTGGTCCGGGAGAAGCTGCAAGATTGTGTGTCATGACTCCATGGCTGATGGAAAGATAGTTCCACTATCCGGAAAAGCTTTCGCAGCAGCTACAGAACGTACACAGAACTGGAACGGTATTCAACAAGAGATTACTGGGAAAGTTGAGAGGAAACGTGTATATGAAGCAACTGCGGTTGTTCGTATATATGGAAACAATGTGACAAGTGCTACTGTTCAAGCTACTCTATGGGTCCAGAATCCAAATCAGCGTGACCAATATATTGTCATTGCCAa TGTGCAAGCAACAGACAAGGAGTGGATACAGTGTAAAGGGAAGTTCCTCCTCAATGGTTCTGCATCACGAGTAGTTATTTACATTGAAGGTCCTCCTCCAGGAACCGATATTCTCCTCAACAGCTTAACCCTAAAACACGCAGAGAAAATTCCTCCTTCACCACGCCCACCCCTTGAG AATCCTGCATTTGGAGTAAACATACTCACCAACAGCCAGTTAACCGATGGTACAACCAGTGGCTGGTTCCCATTAGGGAACTGCACGCTAAGCGTCGCAGAAGGCTCCCCTCGTATCCTTCCACCAATGGCAAGGGACTCGCTTGGACCACACGAGCCTCTAAGTGGCCGTTACATGCTCGTGACTAACCGAACACAGACATGGATGGGTCCAGCTCAAATGATCACTGACAAACTTAAACTGTTCTTAACATACCAAATATCAGTTTGGGTCAAACTCGGTTCCGGCATTAACGGTCCGCAGAATGTTAACGTCGCACTTGGTATTGATAGCCAATGGGTAAACGGTGGACAAGTCGAGATCAACGATGATAAATGGCATGAGATTGGTGGTTCTTTCCGAGTCGAGAAGCAGCCATCTAAGGCTTTGGTTTATATTCAAGGCCCTTCTTCTGGCGTTGATCTCATGGTCGCTGGCTTGCAGATCTTCCCTGTTGACAGACTCGCGAGAATCAAACATTTGAGAAGACAATGTGAcaag ATCCGTAGAAGTGACGTTATGCTCAAATTCTCCGGTGCTGATGCTAGTAAACTCTCTGGAGCTACGGTTAAAGTTAGACAGACAAGGAACAGCTTCCCGGTGGGAACTTGCATCAGCAGATCAAGTATAGATAACGAAGATTtcgtagatttttttttgaaaaactttaaCTGGGCGGTCTTCGGTAACGAGCTAAAATGGTACTGGACGGAGCCAGAACAAGGGAAGCTTAATTACCAAGACGCAGACGATATGCTCAACTTGTGCAGTAGCAACAACATAGAAACCAGAGGGCATTGCATCTTTTGGGAAGTACAAGCAACTGTTCAGCAGTGGATACAAAGGATGAACcaaaatgatttaaatacagCGGTCCAAAACCGGTTAACAGGTCTTTTAAACCGGTACAAAGGAAAATTCAAACATTATGATGTGAACAACGAGATGTTACACGGATCATTTTACCAAGACAAGCTAGGCAAAGACGTAAGAGTCAACATGTTCAAGACCGCACACCAGCTAGACCCGTCCGCGACATTGTTCGTGAATGATTATCACATAGAAGATGGATGTGATCCAAAATCATGCCCGGAGAAGTACATTGAGCATATACTTGACCTGCAAGAAAAGGGTGCGCCCGTAGGTGGAATCGGGATTCAAGGCCATATCGATAGTCCGATAGGTCCAATTGTTTGTTCAGCTCTGGACAGACTAGGAATCCTCGGTTTACCGATATGGTTTACGGAGTTAGATGTCTCGTCCATTAATGAGCATATAAGGGGAGATGATTTGGAAGTAATGATGTGGGAAGCTTTTGGACATCCTGCGGTTGAAGGCATAATGTTATGGGGGTTTTGGGAGCTGTTCATGAGCAGAGACAACTCTCATTTGGTGAATGCAGAAGGTGATGTTAATGAAGCTGGTAAAAGGCTTTTGGCTGTGAAGAAAGATTGGCTGTCTCATGCTAATGGGCATATTGATCAAAACAGTGCGTTTGCGTTTAGAGGGTACCATGGAAATTATGCTGTTGAAGTGATTACTAGTTCATCTCAGAAGGTTCTAAAAACGTTTGTTGTTGAAAAGGGAGATTCGGCTCAGGTTATTACTGTGGATCTTCAAGGTTTGTGA
- the LOC108825495 gene encoding uncharacterized protein LOC108825495 has protein sequence MLQNQTHHHYFETKTENMRKKGENKTRFFIIINMPLKVLGKARDLYMRSITGCAARTHYSSADSVSIPFPRSRSTSSAFSSSTSSRRMSFDDDYSELVRAASVRSLGHKNEIDMIRHQQLQQRQENRVAVGVVAAAKGGLPKSSSVGMPMARIDEENEEEGSLKNQKKGSDFLYPRSRSHAVTIRGSKF, from the coding sequence ATGCTCCAAAACCAAACCCATCATCACTACTTTGAAACCAAAACAGAGAATATGAGAAAGAAAGGAGAAAACAAGACCAGATTCTTTATAATCATTAACATGCCTCTAAAAGTTTTAGGCAAGGCTCGTGACCTCTACATGCGAAGCATCACAGGCTGTGCAGCTCGTACTCACTACTCCTCAGCCGACTCCGTCTCCATTCCTTTTCCGAGAAGCCGGAGCACTTCCTCAGctttctcctcctccacctcttCCCGTAGGATGTCTTTCGACGATGACTACAGCGAGCTGGTCAGAGCTGCTTCCGTTAGGAGTTTAGGTCATAAGAACGAGATTGACATGATCAGACACCAACAGCTTCAGCAGCGGCAAGAAAACCGCGTTGCGGTGGGAGTGGTTGCGGCTGCAAAGGGAGGTTTGCCGAAGAGCTCGAGTGTAGGGATGCCAATGGCGAGGATtgatgaagaaaatgaagaagaaggatcGTTGAAGAATCAAAAGAAAGGATCTGATTTCTTATACCCTCGTAGCAGATCACACGCGGTTACTATTAGAGGATCCAAGTTTTAG
- the LOC108834770 gene encoding probable disease resistance protein RXW24L, giving the protein MGDAILSFALDKLWDLLSHKYEQFQGVDDKVTELKTDLNTLRSFLKDAETKKHRSATVRNYLERINEIVLDGEDTLEALNLKDHGSIRRLPSEIGRLSEKIVKVIDDMKSFGVIPKIIDDVKDPQSSQHTREFPKIHENNLVGMEENVKTLIGYLVERDDVQVVSITGMGGLGKTTLARQAFHDKLVKKKFDRFAWVCVSQVSDQEKVWQAILQNFRSEEEQIKIQNMSAAALQPKLFELLESSKSLIVLDDIRKEKDWDLIKPIFPFKPGSKVLLTSRNESVVGRGVKCRNFKPKSLSEPDSWTLFQRIAMPIKDASELTDDDREMETLGKKMIKQCLGLPLAIRVLGGLLAPDYRVDCWKQVSENVGSHLVGRTSDNNNNSLNHILSLSFEELPGHLKFCFLYLAHFPEDDEINVEELANLWAAEGILRYYNGEAIIRDVGDSCIEELVRRNMVISERSKTTGRFETCRLHDLMRKICLSKAIEENFLRTSHSRRFVSHDPTKLDVERDINNSKVRSLVVIWKSGFYFSLLAQEMFSWGASKDTYIESNDDGVFWGVSNLDFKRLQLFRVLHLRGAKFKGGKLSSSIGKLIHLRYLNLHGAWVTHLPSSLEDLKLLIYLNLNVFGCSHFPTHTFLLGMKELRFLALPRGMLKKRKLELNHLVNLETLVNFSTKCCDLEDLRGMARLRTLGIDINDETSLETLSASIHGLSHLENLDIVYERCAKEGKKKERSTVYEGAMGTKEWSTLLEFNNLKRLKLSTNIPLLSDELQFPSRLTSLCLWESGLKEDPMPILEKLMHLKEVILGDGSFSGRRMVCSRGGFPQLQKLELRGLEELEELIVEEGSMPLLYTLSIDNCENLKEFPDGLPFITSLKDLKVMNMGEKWKERLSEGGEEYYKVQHIPSVEIMHINIF; this is encoded by the exons ATGGGAGATGCAATTCTGTCGTTTGCATTAGACAAGCTTTGGGACCTACTGAGCCATAAATACGAGCAGTTTCAAGGAGTCGACGATAAAGTTACGGAACTAAAAACTGATCTAAACACGTTAAGGTCATTTTTGAAAGACGCAGAAACCAAAAAGCATAGAAGTGCGACGGTGAGAAACTATTTGGAAAGGATCAATGAGATTGTGCTTGACGGTGAAGATACACTTGAAGCCCTTAATTTAAAAGATCATGGTAGCATTAGAAGACTTCCATCAGAAATTGGAAGATTAAGTGAGAAGATCGTGAAGGTGATTGATGATATGAAAAGTTTTGGAGTTATACCAAAGATTATTGACGATGTAAAGGATCCACAATCTTCTCAACATACACGAGAATTTCCTAAAATTCACGAAAACAATCTTGTGGGGATGGAAGAAAATGTTAAGACATTAATTGGATATTTGGTGGAGCGAGATGATGTTCAAGTTGTTTCCATAACCGGGATGGGTGGTCTTGGAAAAACCACCCTTGCTAGACAAGCTTTTCATGACAAGCTTGTTAAAAAGAAGTTTGATAGATTCGCATGGGTCTGTGTTTCCCAAGTTAGTGATCAGGAGAAAGTGTGGCAAGCAATCTTGCAGAATTTCAGATCCGAAGAAGAGCAAATTAAAATCCAGAATATGTCAGCAGCTGCACTCCAGCCTAAACTCTTTGAATTGCTGGAAAGTTCAAAATCGTTAATTGTATTAGATGACATAAGGAAAGAAAAAGATTGGGACCTGATCAAGCCAATATTTCCATTCAAACCAG GTTCGAAGGTGCTACTTACTTCTCGAAATGAGAGTGTGGTAGGACGTGGAGTAAAATGTAGGAACTTCAAACCAAAAAGTCTATCTGAACCAGACAGTTGGACACTTTTCCAAAGAATAGCAATGCCTATTAAAGATGCGTCTG AATTAACTGACGATGACAGGGAAATGGAAACGTTGGGtaagaaaatgataaaacaatGTCTGGGATTGCCTTTGGCTATCAGAGTGTTAGGAGGCTTGTTAGCTCCGGATTACAGAGTTGACTGTTGGAAACAAGTATCTGAGAATGTTGGATCTCATCTCGTTGGTAGAACCagtgacaacaacaacaattcGCTTAACCATATATTGTCTCTAAGCTTTGAAGAGTTGCCTGGTCATCTGAAGTTTTGCTTCCTCTACCTGGCCCATTTTCCAGAAGATGACGAGATAAATGTAGAAGAATTGGCCAATCTTTGGGCTGCTGAAGGAATACTTAGGTACTACAATGGAGAGGCGATCATTCGGGATGTTGGAGATAGTTGTATAGAGGAGTTGGTGAGAAGAAATATGGTTATATCTGAAAGAAGCAAAACCACCGGGAGATTTGAGACATGCCGGCTACATGACTTGATGAGAAAAATCTGTTTGTCTAAAGCCATAGAAGAGAATTTCCTACGTACTTCACACTCACGGAGGTTTGTCTCACATGATCCGACAAAATTAGATGTTGAGAGAGATATTAATAATTCAAAGGTCCGATCACTAGTGGTTATCTGGAAGTcgggtttttatttttcattattggCACAGGAGATGTTCAGTTGGGGTGCTTCAAAAGATACGTACATTGAAAGTAACGACGACGGAGTATTTTGGGGCGTTTCGAATTTAGACTTTAAAAGGTTGCAACTTTTTAGAGTATTACATCTTCGTGGAGCCAAATTTAAAGGAGGAAAGTTGTCTTCAAGCATTGGAAAGCTCATCCACCTACGATATCTGAACTTACACGGTGCGTGGGTAACTCATCTTCCCTCTTCTCTAGAAGATCTGAAGCTGTTGATCtatctaaatttaaatgtatttgGGTGTTCTCATTTCCCCACGCACACCTTCTTGTTGGGGATGAAAGAATTGAGGTTCCTTGCATTGCCAAGGGGTATGCTAAAGAAGAGAAAGTTGGAATTAAACCATCTAGTAAACTTGGAGACCTTGGTTAATTTCTCTACAAAGTGCTGCGACTTAGAGGATCTTCGTGGTATGGCCAGATTGAGGACTCTTGGAATCGATATAAACGATGAGACCAGCTTAGAAACTCTTTCTGCATCGATACATGGACTGAGTCACCTGGAAAATCTTGATATAGTATATGAAAGGTGCGCTAAGGAGGGGAAGAAGAAAGAACGGAGCACAGTATATGAAGGAGCTATGGGGACGAAAGAATGGAGCACTCTATTGGAATTCAATAATCTCAAAAGGCTGAAGTTGAGTACAAATATTCCACTGCTCTCTGATGAACTGCAGTTCCCTTCTCGCCTAACAAGCCTGTGTCTATGGGAGAGTGGTTTGAAGGAGGATCCAATGCCGATTCTAGAGAAGCTGATGCATCTGAAAGAGGTCATATTAGGGGATGGATCTTTCAGTGGGAGGAGAATGGTTTGCTCGAGAGGAGGGTTTCCTCAGTTGCAGAAGCTTGAGTTACGGGGATTAGAGGAGTTGGAAGAGTTGATAGTAGAAGAAGGCTCCATGCCTCTTCTTTATACTCTCTCTATAGATAATTGCGAAAATCTAAAGGAGTTTCCTGATGGGCTGCCATTCATCACTTCCTTAAAGGATTTGAAAGTTATGAATATGGGAGAGAAATGGAAGGAAAGATTGtccgaaggaggagaagaataTTACAAAGTCCAACACATCCCTTCTGTTGAAATCAtgcatattaatatattttaa